The Betaproteobacteria bacterium genome includes a region encoding these proteins:
- a CDS encoding tripartite tricarboxylate transporter substrate binding protein: protein MRKLTAFFIAGTLLTLCGPVWSAQSDAYPVRPIRLVIANMSGSAPDTVGRLIGHGLSELWGQQVVVDNRPGATGLIAADVVARAAPDGYTLWLPTMTQLIATLKAQKHMLVRDFAPVSLVASTPFVIVVGSQVPVKTLPEWIAYAKARPGKLSYGSSGMWGSSHLCMHTINELAGIDVVHVPYKGSVTILNDIVASRIQVYCPAAPSLPAFTQNGRVKMLAVTYTKPTKLVPDVPPVAETLPGFELLGWYGLQAPAGTPAHVVAKIHAGLAKVLHKPELAQKLLAVGAEAVGTSPKEFTTFLQEETKRWEKVLRQGGVILGAQSN from the coding sequence ATGCGTAAACTCACCGCATTTTTCATCGCGGGGACGCTGCTCACCCTGTGCGGCCCGGTCTGGTCCGCGCAATCGGACGCGTACCCCGTTCGGCCGATCCGTCTGGTAATCGCCAACATGTCCGGCTCGGCGCCCGATACGGTCGGGCGTCTGATCGGCCATGGGCTGAGCGAGCTCTGGGGCCAGCAGGTGGTCGTCGACAACCGCCCGGGCGCGACCGGTCTGATCGCCGCCGACGTGGTGGCGCGCGCAGCGCCCGACGGCTATACGCTGTGGCTGCCGACCATGACGCAGCTCATCGCCACGCTGAAGGCGCAAAAGCACATGCTGGTGCGCGACTTCGCTCCCGTGAGCCTGGTGGCGTCGACGCCGTTCGTGATCGTCGTCGGCTCCCAGGTTCCGGTGAAGACGTTGCCGGAATGGATCGCCTACGCCAAGGCGCGGCCGGGGAAGCTCAGCTACGGCTCCTCCGGCATGTGGGGGTCGTCGCACCTGTGCATGCACACGATCAACGAGCTCGCCGGCATCGACGTCGTCCATGTCCCGTACAAGGGCAGCGTAACGATCCTGAACGACATCGTCGCCAGCCGCATCCAGGTGTACTGCCCGGCGGCGCCGTCGCTGCCCGCGTTCACGCAGAACGGCCGCGTCAAGATGCTGGCCGTGACCTACACCAAGCCGACCAAGCTGGTACCCGACGTGCCGCCGGTGGCCGAAACCCTGCCCGGGTTCGAGCTGCTCGGCTGGTACGGTCTGCAGGCTCCGGCCGGGACGCCCGCGCATGTCGTTGCGAAGATCCATGCCGGCCTGGCGAAGGTGTTGCACAAGCCGGAGCTCGCGCAGAAGCTACTGGCGGTCGGCGCCGAGGCGGTCGGGACCTCGCCCAAGGAATTCACGACCTTCCTCCAGGAGGAGACCAAGCGCTGGGAGAAGGTTTTGCGCCAGGGCGGCGTGATCCTGGGCGCGCAATCGAACTAG
- a CDS encoding alpha/beta fold hydrolase, whose translation MAQLVFIHGPGAGACADAYTHQLQHFKGSVAPSLPGHLEGTRCPDVARYTEWVRGWLWAQGLNKNLVLVGYTLGASIALQYGLDYPDEVAGLVIMTVAARPKVRKPGTYELRLRALEDPAVYEEWIAFQRHAMKFVEPGLRERLMERHRQVGPLSQYHDLKTIDAFDVGDRVASLKPKLLLLRGLDDPGQPPEYELEIHQAVAGSRYVKLSGVGHFPPTEDPARVNALIEEFVAGL comes from the coding sequence ATGGCACAACTCGTTTTTATTCATGGACCGGGCGCCGGTGCATGCGCCGACGCCTACACCCATCAGTTGCAGCACTTCAAGGGCAGCGTCGCGCCCAGTTTGCCCGGACACCTGGAAGGCACACGTTGCCCCGATGTTGCCCGCTATACCGAGTGGGTGCGCGGGTGGCTATGGGCCCAGGGCCTCAACAAGAATCTCGTCCTCGTCGGCTATACGCTCGGCGCCTCCATCGCACTGCAGTACGGGCTCGACTATCCCGACGAAGTCGCAGGGCTCGTGATCATGACCGTCGCCGCACGGCCGAAGGTCCGCAAGCCCGGAACCTACGAGCTGCGCCTGCGTGCGCTCGAAGACCCGGCCGTGTACGAGGAATGGATCGCATTCCAGCGTCACGCCATGAAATTCGTCGAGCCGGGTTTGCGCGAGCGACTGATGGAGCGCCATCGCCAGGTGGGGCCCTTGTCGCAATACCACGATCTCAAGACCATCGACGCGTTCGACGTGGGCGATCGCGTCGCGTCGCTGAAGCCGAAACTGCTTCTCCTGCGTGGCCTGGACGACCCGGGGCAGCCGCCGGAGTACGAGCTGGAAATCCACCAGGCCGTGGCCGGCTCGCGCTACGTCAAGCTCTCCGGGGTCGGGCATTTTCCGCCCACCGAAGACCCGGCCCGGGTCAACGCGCTGATCGAGGAGTTCGTTGCGGGCCTGTAG
- a CDS encoding cupin domain-containing protein produces MPRVIMPMLPRSTACRSRPAALSGKPERRKAMPFYQLDELEKKPSRTNGKVESGAVPGEFMKFGIVTKPEGEGPPLHEHPNEEQFTVVLSGEMHFVLGDEDRVVGPGTLVHIPRNTRHRSRPVNGPATFITVKSPCGDGDLTQDYKMRPEAKEIEALYPGKR; encoded by the coding sequence ATGCCACGGGTAATAATGCCGATGCTGCCACGCAGTACCGCATGTCGATCGCGTCCCGCCGCCCTGAGCGGAAAACCTGAGAGGAGAAAAGCCATGCCGTTCTATCAGCTCGACGAATTGGAGAAGAAGCCCTCGCGGACCAACGGCAAGGTCGAGTCGGGGGCCGTTCCCGGGGAGTTCATGAAATTCGGGATCGTCACCAAGCCCGAGGGCGAAGGCCCGCCCCTGCACGAGCATCCCAACGAGGAGCAGTTCACCGTCGTCCTTTCGGGCGAGATGCATTTCGTGCTCGGTGACGAAGACCGGGTGGTCGGGCCCGGGACGCTGGTTCACATCCCGCGCAATACGCGCCACCGCTCGCGCCCGGTGAACGGGCCGGCGACGTTCATCACCGTGAAAAGCCCGTGCGGGGATGGGGACCTGACGCAGGATTACAAGATGCGCCCGGAGGCGAAGGAGATCGAAGCTTTGTATCCGGGCAAGCGGTGA
- a CDS encoding MFS transporter has product AAVTPAPSHFSRPLGMSPGALQSLLGIAGVACCVAMSMPQVHIVAYCGDLGFGAARGAEMLSLMLGMGIASRLISGWISDRIGGLKTLLLGSVLQGIALLGFLVADGLASLYIIAGMFGLFQGGIVPSYALIVREHFDPKEAGTRVGTVLMCSLYGMALGGWMSGAIFDMTGSYRAAFLNGTAWNLLNVAIVLFLLSRTRGTKRPKRLVSVAAHS; this is encoded by the coding sequence CGCCGCCGTCACGCCGGCGCCAAGCCATTTCAGCCGCCCGCTCGGTATGTCGCCCGGCGCGCTGCAATCGCTGCTGGGCATCGCCGGTGTCGCCTGCTGCGTGGCGATGTCGATGCCCCAGGTGCACATCGTCGCCTATTGCGGCGACCTCGGATTCGGCGCGGCTCGCGGCGCTGAGATGCTTTCGCTCATGCTCGGCATGGGCATCGCGAGCCGCCTCATCTCGGGCTGGATCTCGGATCGCATCGGCGGCTTGAAGACGCTGCTGCTCGGCTCGGTGCTGCAGGGGATCGCGCTGCTCGGCTTTCTCGTCGCCGACGGCCTGGCATCGCTCTACATCATCGCCGGGATGTTCGGCCTGTTCCAGGGCGGCATCGTGCCGAGCTATGCGCTGATCGTTCGCGAGCACTTCGACCCCAAGGAGGCCGGCACCCGGGTCGGCACGGTGCTCATGTGCTCGCTCTACGGCATGGCGCTCGGCGGCTGGATGTCCGGAGCAATCTTCGACATGACCGGCTCGTATCGCGCCGCGTTCCTCAACGGCACCGCGTGGAATCTGCTGAACGTGGCGATCGTGTTGTTCCTGCTCTCTCGCACGCGCGGAACGAAGCGGCCGAAACGGCTGGTGTCAGTCGCCGCGCACTCGTAG
- a CDS encoding thioredoxin domain-containing protein, with translation MTENVQADAGFRVVVFADFVCPYSYLAVDQIDRLAREYDLKPLWRPHWLHPETPLEGAPREKTPEAQAKRERLKAWIQEMAPEQYPRIRFPEKRQYSFRAFEALELAYDCGLDLEFKTALYDLMWTQDADIAEQDTLVAAGERVGIEPAEMKAALEGGEYLERALDAVNGARRIGIMNTPTIFLGRTRINGWHYYEVLQSVLEQQGVRPKQTRASQPKETLASQQGEALAG, from the coding sequence ATGACGGAGAACGTGCAAGCGGATGCAGGTTTTCGCGTGGTGGTGTTCGCGGATTTCGTCTGTCCGTACAGCTATCTTGCCGTCGATCAGATCGACCGGCTCGCGCGCGAGTACGACCTGAAACCGCTGTGGCGGCCGCATTGGCTGCATCCCGAAACGCCGCTCGAGGGCGCGCCGCGCGAGAAAACGCCGGAAGCGCAGGCCAAGCGCGAGCGCCTGAAGGCCTGGATCCAGGAGATGGCCCCCGAGCAGTATCCGCGCATTCGTTTTCCGGAGAAGCGCCAGTACAGCTTCCGTGCGTTCGAGGCCCTGGAGCTCGCCTACGATTGCGGCCTCGATCTGGAGTTCAAGACCGCGCTGTACGATCTGATGTGGACGCAGGACGCCGACATCGCCGAGCAGGACACCCTGGTGGCGGCGGGCGAGCGCGTTGGCATCGAGCCGGCCGAGATGAAGGCAGCGCTCGAAGGCGGCGAGTATCTCGAGCGGGCGCTCGATGCAGTCAACGGCGCGCGCCGCATCGGCATCATGAATACGCCGACGATTTTTCTCGGCCGCACGCGCATCAACGGCTGGCACTACTACGAAGTGCTGCAGTCGGTGCTGGAGCAGCAGGGAGTGCGGCCGAAACAGACGCGGGCAAGCCAGCCAAAGGAGACGCTGGCAAGCCAGCAAGGGGAGGCGCTGGCAGGCTAG
- a CDS encoding cupin, producing MKAIPTVQIDNERVIVTEWRFAPGAETEYHVHAHDYVVVPMTTGTLRLVEPNGTREVELEAGVSYARLAGVAHNVVNSNAYEFSFIEVELK from the coding sequence ATGAAGGCAATCCCCACGGTCCAGATCGACAATGAACGCGTCATTGTCACAGAGTGGCGCTTTGCGCCAGGTGCCGAGACCGAGTACCACGTTCATGCCCATGATTACGTGGTCGTACCCATGACTACCGGTACACTCCGGCTCGTGGAACCGAACGGTACCCGCGAGGTTGAGCTCGAGGCAGGCGTGTCCTATGCACGCCTCGCCGGGGTTGCTCACAATGTGGTGAACAGCAATGCCTATGAGTTCTCGTTCATCGAGGTCGAGCTCAAGTAG
- a CDS encoding LLM class flavin-dependent oxidoreductase yields the protein MKLGYFTMPMHPQGRSPTETLQEDRQSIILADKLGFHDAFVGEHLTEKTENIVSSMLFLATLISDTRNIKLATGTSNLSQWHPVMIASHAAMFDHLAKGRFVFGISAGALRCDAEALGTLNENRQKMFEDCIEVVLELWKGEYPYNIDIPGNRYKVTTATQSNLEIGRGFLYKPYQKPRPEIVGTVVAPFSKGVIAMGEKDFHPLSANFLLSKWLPSHWQNYSEGKRKAGQVADPADWRIARTIFVADDETTARRYAIEDPRSPYRFYWKMMYTKMLLGGRHAVFKSHREQPDSELTEDYVLDNLVIHGTVDQVVDQILALREEVGDFGELVYAGMDWVDPQLTTRSMELMANEVMPRVNAAIEKSSPRAHATA from the coding sequence ATGAAACTCGGTTACTTCACCATGCCCATGCACCCGCAGGGGCGCAGTCCGACCGAGACCCTGCAAGAGGACCGGCAATCGATCATCCTGGCCGACAAGCTGGGTTTCCACGACGCCTTCGTCGGCGAGCACCTGACCGAGAAGACCGAGAACATCGTGAGCAGCATGCTGTTCCTGGCAACGCTCATCAGCGACACCAGGAACATCAAGCTCGCCACCGGCACCAGCAACCTGTCGCAATGGCACCCGGTCATGATCGCCTCGCACGCCGCGATGTTCGACCATCTCGCCAAAGGCCGCTTCGTCTTCGGCATCAGCGCGGGCGCGCTGCGGTGCGACGCCGAGGCGCTCGGCACGCTGAACGAGAATCGGCAGAAGATGTTCGAGGATTGCATCGAGGTCGTCCTCGAGCTGTGGAAAGGCGAGTATCCGTACAACATCGACATCCCGGGCAATCGCTACAAGGTGACCACGGCCACGCAGAGCAACCTGGAGATCGGCCGCGGGTTCCTTTACAAACCGTATCAGAAGCCTCGGCCCGAGATCGTCGGCACGGTGGTCGCGCCGTTTTCCAAGGGCGTGATCGCGATGGGCGAGAAGGACTTCCATCCGCTGTCGGCCAACTTTCTGCTCTCGAAGTGGCTGCCCAGCCACTGGCAGAACTACAGCGAGGGCAAGCGCAAGGCGGGGCAGGTCGCCGATCCCGCTGATTGGCGCATCGCGCGCACGATCTTCGTCGCAGACGACGAAACGACCGCGCGCCGCTACGCGATCGAGGATCCAAGAAGCCCGTATCGCTTCTACTGGAAGATGATGTACACCAAGATGCTGCTGGGCGGGCGTCATGCCGTGTTCAAGTCTCATCGGGAGCAGCCCGACTCGGAGCTCACGGAAGACTACGTGCTCGACAACCTGGTGATCCACGGCACTGTCGACCAGGTGGTGGACCAGATCCTGGCGTTGCGCGAGGAAGTCGGGGATTTCGGCGAGCTGGTCTACGCCGGCATGGACTGGGTCGATCCCCAGCTCACCACGCGCTCGATGGAGCTCATGGCCAACGAAGTCATGCCGCGCGTGAATGCGGCGATAGAAAAATCGAGCCCGCGCGCCCACGCCACGGCCTGA
- a CDS encoding DJ-1/PfpI/YhbO family deglycase/protease yields MLSEKKVAILVAEGFEQAEMTEPRKALEAAGAHTEIVSPAQGHVQGWNHFDKADRFRVDVPIDAAYADDYDALLLPGGVANPDQLRTNPKAVQFVKRFVESGKPVGVICHGPWTLIEAGVLKGRTITSWPSLKTDLTNAGASWVDQEVVVDKGLVSSRKPDDIPAFSRKLIEEIDEGQHRRGKQVA; encoded by the coding sequence ATGTTGAGCGAAAAGAAGGTCGCCATCCTGGTGGCCGAGGGTTTCGAGCAGGCGGAAATGACCGAACCGCGCAAAGCCCTGGAGGCGGCGGGCGCACACACCGAGATTGTTTCCCCGGCCCAGGGTCACGTGCAAGGTTGGAACCATTTCGACAAGGCGGATCGATTCCGCGTCGATGTTCCGATCGATGCCGCGTATGCGGACGACTACGATGCGCTGCTGCTGCCGGGTGGCGTTGCCAATCCCGACCAGTTGCGCACCAATCCCAAGGCGGTGCAATTCGTCAAACGCTTCGTCGAGAGCGGCAAGCCCGTGGGTGTCATCTGCCACGGACCGTGGACGTTGATCGAAGCCGGGGTGCTGAAAGGCCGTACGATCACCTCGTGGCCCTCGCTCAAGACCGATTTGACGAACGCCGGCGCTTCGTGGGTCGACCAGGAAGTGGTGGTGGACAAGGGCCTGGTTTCCAGCCGCAAGCCGGACGACATCCCGGCGTTCAGCCGCAAGCTCATCGAGGAGATCGACGAGGGCCAGCATCGGCGCGGGAAACAGGTGGCCTGA
- a CDS encoding DNA-3-methyladenine glycosylase, which produces MVKLERGFYDRDTIQVAQELLGKLLVRVIDGAERIGRIVEVEAYLGPHDLAAHSARGLTPRTRVMFGPPGHAYVYLIYGVYHCMNVVTQAEGTASAVLLRALEPVRNVCARTQGPGLLCRALEIDKRLNGHDLLSEDFFVAADGPAPRFSIARRPRIGVDYAGLWARRLLRFYIRGNPYVSRK; this is translated from the coding sequence GTGGTTAAGCTCGAGCGCGGCTTCTACGACCGCGACACGATCCAGGTCGCGCAGGAGCTGCTCGGGAAATTGCTCGTGCGGGTGATCGATGGAGCCGAACGGATCGGGCGCATCGTCGAGGTCGAAGCCTACCTGGGACCGCACGACCTCGCGGCGCACTCGGCGCGAGGGCTCACGCCGCGAACCCGGGTGATGTTCGGTCCGCCCGGTCACGCCTACGTGTATCTGATCTATGGCGTCTATCACTGCATGAACGTGGTGACGCAGGCCGAAGGCACTGCGTCGGCCGTGCTGTTGCGCGCGCTGGAACCCGTTCGCAATGTCTGCGCACGTACTCAGGGTCCGGGCCTGCTGTGCCGGGCGCTGGAGATCGACAAGCGCCTGAACGGTCACGACCTGCTGAGCGAGGACTTCTTCGTCGCAGCCGACGGGCCGGCACCGCGTTTCTCCATCGCAAGGCGCCCTCGCATCGGCGTGGACTATGCCGGCTTGTGGGCGCGCCGGCTGCTGCGCTTCTATATCCGGGGCAATCCGTATGTTTCGCGTAAATGA
- a CDS encoding PAS domain S-box protein, whose amino-acid sequence MAGDGSHPDRLHAAEAPHAAPLDGQPEMVCRFRFDGTILFVNGAYARARGSTPEAMAGRNFWDFIAEDDRASVRSMLEGLTPELPEARIENRFHTADGDRWTLWANRALKFDPRGGLLEAQSTGIDITERKRAEEALAVSARRMGALYQLTDRMQHAGLLGEIYEAALDALVQALGCDRAAILLFDASGVMRFVAWRGLSQTHRNAVERYATGRLDDPDATRPFGLAGLAQAELSQDLLAALAAEGIRAGACVPLVSEERLIGKLMVFFDAVHALADDEFGVALTIGNQVAFGLQRLRAESERRDAEKRLRASEQELSDFFETAAIGLHWVGSDGTILRANQAELAMLGYAHEEYVGRHIAEFHVDRVIIDDMLACLRRGEAVRDRASQMRHKDGSIRDVLINSSVLFENGEFVHTRCFTLDITERTRSAQALAESERSLRLVSDNVPALISYIDKDHHYRFVNARYRDWLDIDQDSLSNIHMRDMLGGEIYEGRLPYVERVLKGETVRFESVTPHRASGYRATDVSYVPHIDRNGVVQGFYVLGFDITDRKRTEEALKETDRRKDEFLATLSHELRNPLAPLKNSLHLLRLLSSPDARTSAVHEMMERQVNHLVRLVDDLLEMSRISRGVLELRPERVDLSAIVRNAVETSQPLIERAGHRLELTLPQRTLWLDGDPVRLAQILSNLLNNAAKYTPAGGRIALHAWEDVAEIVIVVKDNGIGIAPEALVRIFEMFSRGEHTDEPGDSSLGIGLPLARRLAEMHGGSIEARSEGRGQGAEFLLRLPLAAEQQPGAAAERPDEVCAAKKRVLVVDDNRDAASSLGMLLEVLGAQVSVVHSGPDALEAFARFAPSLVLLDIGMPEMDGYEVARRIRGSFPERRASIVALTGWGQEEDRRRASAAGFDHHLTKPADIEDLQRLLASDDATGNNADAATQYRMSIASRRPERKT is encoded by the coding sequence ATGGCCGGCGACGGTTCGCATCCCGATCGTCTGCACGCGGCCGAGGCGCCTCATGCTGCGCCTCTCGACGGCCAGCCCGAGATGGTTTGCCGTTTCCGCTTCGACGGAACGATTCTTTTCGTCAACGGCGCTTACGCGCGGGCCCGCGGCAGCACGCCCGAGGCGATGGCAGGGCGCAACTTCTGGGATTTCATCGCGGAAGACGATCGCGCATCGGTGCGCTCGATGCTGGAGGGCCTGACGCCGGAGCTGCCCGAGGCTCGCATCGAAAACCGGTTTCACACCGCAGACGGCGATCGCTGGACCTTGTGGGCGAACCGCGCGTTGAAGTTCGACCCGCGCGGGGGTCTGCTCGAAGCCCAGTCCACCGGCATCGACATCACCGAGCGCAAGCGGGCGGAGGAAGCACTGGCGGTGAGCGCGCGGCGCATGGGTGCACTGTACCAGCTGACCGACCGGATGCAGCACGCGGGGCTGCTCGGCGAGATCTACGAGGCCGCACTCGACGCCTTGGTGCAGGCGCTCGGCTGCGACCGGGCCGCGATCCTGCTTTTCGACGCATCCGGCGTGATGCGCTTCGTCGCCTGGCGTGGGTTGTCGCAGACACATCGGAACGCCGTCGAACGCTACGCTACCGGTCGCCTCGACGACCCCGATGCAACGCGCCCCTTCGGTCTTGCCGGGCTTGCGCAGGCCGAGCTGTCGCAGGACCTGCTCGCTGCGCTTGCCGCGGAAGGCATACGGGCTGGCGCTTGCGTTCCGCTGGTGAGCGAGGAGCGGCTCATCGGCAAGCTGATGGTCTTCTTCGACGCTGTGCACGCGCTCGCCGACGACGAATTTGGCGTCGCGCTGACCATCGGCAATCAGGTCGCATTCGGTTTGCAGCGCCTTCGGGCAGAAAGCGAACGGCGCGATGCCGAGAAGCGCCTGCGGGCGAGCGAGCAGGAGCTGTCGGACTTTTTCGAGACCGCTGCGATCGGCCTGCACTGGGTCGGGTCGGACGGCACCATCCTGCGCGCCAACCAGGCCGAGCTCGCCATGCTGGGCTATGCGCACGAAGAATATGTCGGCCGGCATATCGCGGAGTTCCATGTCGATCGCGTGATCATCGACGATATGCTCGCCTGCCTGCGCCGGGGCGAGGCCGTGCGCGATCGCGCCTCGCAGATGCGGCACAAGGACGGCTCGATCCGGGACGTGCTGATCAATTCGAGCGTGCTGTTCGAGAACGGCGAGTTCGTCCATACGCGTTGCTTCACGCTCGACATCACCGAGCGCACGCGCTCGGCGCAGGCGCTGGCCGAGAGCGAGCGCAGCCTCCGGCTCGTGTCCGACAACGTGCCTGCCCTCATCAGCTACATCGACAAGGACCATCACTATCGCTTCGTCAACGCACGTTACCGCGACTGGCTCGACATCGACCAGGATTCGCTGTCCAACATCCACATGCGCGACATGCTGGGCGGGGAGATCTACGAGGGACGCCTGCCGTATGTCGAACGGGTACTCAAAGGCGAAACCGTGCGCTTCGAAAGCGTCACGCCGCATCGGGCGTCCGGATATCGCGCGACCGACGTGAGCTACGTGCCGCACATCGACCGTAACGGCGTGGTGCAGGGTTTCTATGTCCTCGGCTTCGACATCACCGATCGCAAGCGCACCGAGGAGGCATTGAAGGAAACCGACCGGCGCAAGGACGAGTTTCTCGCCACGCTTTCGCACGAGCTGCGCAATCCGCTCGCGCCGCTGAAGAACTCGCTGCATCTGCTGCGCCTGCTGTCGAGCCCCGACGCGCGGACGAGCGCGGTGCACGAGATGATGGAGCGCCAGGTGAACCACCTGGTGCGGCTCGTGGACGATCTGCTGGAGATGTCGCGCATCAGCCGTGGCGTGCTGGAGCTGCGTCCGGAGCGGGTGGACCTGAGCGCCATCGTGCGCAATGCGGTCGAAACCAGCCAGCCGTTGATCGAGCGCGCGGGGCATCGCCTCGAGCTGACGCTGCCGCAACGCACCTTGTGGCTCGACGGTGATCCGGTTCGCCTGGCGCAAATACTTTCCAACCTGCTCAACAACGCGGCCAAGTACACCCCTGCCGGCGGGCGCATTGCCTTGCACGCCTGGGAGGACGTCGCCGAGATCGTCATCGTCGTCAAGGACAATGGCATCGGCATCGCGCCCGAGGCTCTAGTGCGCATCTTCGAGATGTTCAGCCGCGGCGAACACACCGACGAGCCGGGCGATTCGAGCTTAGGGATCGGCTTGCCGCTCGCGCGGCGGCTGGCCGAAATGCATGGCGGTTCGATCGAGGCGCGAAGCGAAGGCCGCGGCCAGGGCGCCGAGTTCCTGCTGCGCCTGCCGCTCGCCGCCGAGCAGCAACCCGGTGCGGCGGCCGAGCGGCCCGACGAGGTCTGTGCGGCGAAGAAGCGCGTGCTGGTGGTCGACGACAATCGCGATGCCGCCAGCAGTCTCGGCATGCTGCTCGAAGTCCTGGGCGCGCAGGTGAGCGTGGTGCACAGCGGCCCGGATGCGCTGGAGGCGTTCGCGCGCTTCGCGCCCTCGCTCGTGCTGCTCGACATCGGTATGCCGGAGATGGACGGCTACGAAGTCGCGCGCCGCATTCGAGGTTCGTTTCCCGAGCGCCGCGCCTCGATCGTGGCGCTCACCGGATGGGGACAGGAGGAAGACCGGCGCCGGGCGAGCGCCGCCGGCTTCGATCATCACCTGACCAAGCCTGCCGACATCGAGGACCTGCAGCGGCTGCTCGCCTCGGACGATGCCACGGGTAATAATGCCGATGCTGCCACGCAGTACCGCATGTCGATCGCGTCCCGCCGCCCTGAGCGGAAAACCTGA